One window of Mesorhizobium loti R88b genomic DNA carries:
- a CDS encoding TetR family transcriptional regulator C-terminal domain-containing protein — MNAPSRRRFRREGEERRRQDLIEATLDSVAEHGLQGATLRTIALRAGVTAGLIRHYFPSKEELLQEAYAALMGRMTEQAKAALVMEDASPRQRLAAFVTANLNAPIIDARVFSLWATFIGRAGADPALARAHREGYLGFRNEVEAVVAEVLAAEHREPDANQLRHHAIAINAIIDGLWVEGCLAGEMFSPGELAAIGIKTIEAELSLAPERGENQ; from the coding sequence ATGAATGCGCCATCCCGCCGCAGGTTCCGTCGCGAGGGCGAGGAGCGGCGGCGGCAGGATCTGATTGAGGCAACTCTGGACAGCGTGGCGGAACATGGCCTGCAGGGCGCCACCTTGCGCACCATTGCCTTGCGCGCCGGCGTCACCGCCGGGCTGATCCGGCACTATTTTCCCAGCAAGGAAGAATTGCTGCAGGAAGCCTATGCGGCGCTGATGGGCCGCATGACCGAGCAGGCGAAAGCGGCGTTGGTCATGGAAGATGCCTCGCCGCGCCAGCGCCTTGCGGCTTTCGTCACCGCCAACCTCAACGCGCCGATCATCGACGCGCGGGTGTTTTCGCTCTGGGCAACCTTCATCGGCCGCGCTGGTGCGGATCCGGCCCTGGCTCGTGCTCACCGCGAAGGCTACCTTGGTTTTCGCAATGAGGTGGAAGCCGTTGTGGCCGAGGTGCTCGCCGCAGAACATCGCGAGCCGGACGCAAACCAGTTGCGCCACCATGCCATTGCGATCAACGCGATCATCGACGGGCTCTGGGTGGAAGGCTGCCTGGCCGGCGAGATGTTCTCGCCTGGCGAATTGGCGGCGATTGGCATCAAGACTATCGAGGCCGAACTCAGCCTCGCGCCGGAAAGGGGAGAAAACCAATGA